One genomic window of Candidatus Nanohalobium constans includes the following:
- a CDS encoding DUF58 domain-containing protein, which translates to MTEMREEDFFETDDVVAEVDSEVKRVADTFRFALKYKEQFQASGIEFSDLRQYNTSDDASRIDWKNSAKSEDLFVKEYEEEKDMDVFIALDASNSMMFGTTDKMKSEYAAVVAAAIAYASTDAGIDVGFGLFGEDELYIAPGGGNAQYQRILHEVADFGNYGGDFNLEHALNSIIGQIKENTSVFIISDFIRPKGDWKSKMLVASKKFRHVMNVMVKDLRDYKLPDNGNMRFGDISTGEQLVVNTSKVKEEYNEEAQKREERIVNKVEGAGASIIKIDTRDQFSAKFAKYFDEAGEDW; encoded by the coding sequence ATGACTGAGATGCGTGAGGAGGATTTCTTCGAGACTGACGATGTCGTTGCAGAGGTGGACTCCGAGGTTAAGCGAGTCGCCGATACGTTTCGATTCGCGTTGAAGTACAAGGAGCAGTTCCAGGCTTCGGGCATCGAGTTCTCCGACCTAAGACAGTACAATACCAGTGACGACGCATCAAGAATCGACTGGAAGAACTCGGCCAAGTCAGAAGACCTTTTCGTCAAGGAGTACGAGGAGGAAAAGGACATGGACGTATTCATCGCTCTGGATGCGTCCAACTCCATGATGTTCGGTACTACAGACAAGATGAAGTCAGAGTACGCAGCAGTTGTTGCTGCTGCTATCGCTTACGCTTCTACTGATGCCGGTATTGATGTTGGCTTCGGTCTTTTTGGAGAGGACGAGCTGTATATTGCTCCAGGAGGCGGTAATGCACAGTACCAGAGGATTCTTCATGAGGTGGCTGATTTCGGAAATTATGGCGGCGATTTTAACCTTGAGCATGCTTTAAACAGCATAATTGGACAGATTAAGGAAAATACTTCTGTATTTATTATATCTGACTTTATCAGACCCAAGGGGGACTGGAAGTCTAAGATGCTTGTTGCTTCGAAAAAGTTCCGGCATGTCATGAATGTGATGGTGAAGGACTTGAGGGACTACAAACTCCCGGATAATGGGAACATGCGTTTTGGAGATATCTCTACAGGAGAACAATTAGTCGTCAACACGTCCAAGGTCAAAGAAGAGTATAATGAGGAGGCTCAGAAACGAGAGGAAAGGATTGTTAACAAGGTTGAAGGTGCCGGCGCCTCAATCATAAAGATTGATACACGTGACCAGTTCTCAGCCAAGTTCGCTAAATACTTCGATGAGGCAGGTGAGGACTGGTGA
- a CDS encoding AbrB/MazE/SpoVT family DNA-binding domain-containing protein, which produces MAKVEMDSRGRIVIPKEYRKDEKEYRIVRFEGSIRLIPIPEDPIEDLRERTKSVREDDRSAKELQEEAREALKEQAGE; this is translated from the coding sequence ATGGCTAAAGTTGAAATGGACTCTAGAGGTAGAATCGTCATCCCAAAAGAATATAGAAAGGATGAGAAGGAATATCGTATTGTTAGATTTGAAGGTTCTATCCGGCTTATACCTATACCTGAGGATCCGATAGAAGATTTAAGGGAGAGAACTAAGAGTGTTAGAGAGGACGACAGAAGTGCTAAAGAACTTCAAGAAGAGGCTCGTGAAGCCTTGAAGGAACAGGCAGGTGAGTAG
- a CDS encoding vWA domain-containing protein — MKLSFTAEYAGLLLLLNGLLVLMFLYGRKKKRERVMQFGNYETLKKVAGGNFLRSDDLILITRILAVTALLIGLSSPVLVQEVMGSDSDFVLVLDSSASMFTSDIEPNRFQAAKDVSKDFVSQLGNSSQVGLISYAGSVNEEQELTNEHSALRNSISQTSIGGRGGTATGDAVAAGVTMLTGNEKPGTVILITDGRNTVGQSLNESANYAQRQNTTVNAIGIGGSSNNTQDDFGIIQGNNASRMEFPNLNRDGLNNLSNSTGGEAVFVSNRQGLQDAFIELEEKKSRNDISTWFFLLAGGLLVIEAVFRTTDLQVIP; from the coding sequence GTGAAGCTATCTTTTACCGCAGAATACGCTGGTTTACTACTGTTACTGAATGGTCTGCTAGTATTAATGTTTTTATACGGACGTAAGAAGAAGCGTGAGAGAGTGATGCAATTTGGAAACTACGAGACTTTGAAGAAGGTGGCGGGTGGAAACTTCCTGCGTTCGGATGACCTGATTTTGATTACAAGAATTTTAGCTGTGACCGCTTTACTGATTGGTTTATCGAGCCCTGTACTTGTTCAGGAGGTAATGGGATCTGATTCAGACTTTGTGCTGGTTCTGGATTCATCCGCCTCCATGTTCACATCGGATATTGAACCTAATCGTTTTCAGGCTGCCAAAGATGTTTCAAAAGACTTTGTTTCACAGCTGGGCAACAGTTCACAAGTAGGTCTGATCTCCTATGCTGGAAGTGTAAATGAGGAGCAGGAGTTAACCAACGAGCATTCAGCCTTAAGAAATAGTATAAGCCAGACCAGTATAGGAGGAAGAGGCGGAACTGCGACAGGCGACGCTGTAGCGGCTGGGGTTACGATGCTGACAGGCAACGAAAAGCCTGGAACTGTGATACTGATTACCGATGGTCGTAACACAGTGGGTCAAAGTTTGAATGAATCAGCAAATTATGCCCAGCGACAGAATACCACAGTAAATGCTATTGGGATCGGAGGTAGCTCAAATAACACTCAGGATGATTTCGGAATTATCCAGGGTAACAACGCTTCTCGAATGGAATTTCCTAATCTGAACCGAGATGGTCTGAACAATTTATCGAATTCAACAGGCGGAGAGGCTGTATTCGTGTCAAACAGGCAGGGTCTGCAGGATGCATTCATTGAGTTGGAAGAGAAGAAGAGCAGGAACGATATTTCAACCTGGTTCTTCCTGTTAGCCGGTGGCTTACTTGTTATAGAGGCTGTTTTCAGAACTACGGACTTGCAGGTTATCCCCTAA
- a CDS encoding ribbon-helix-helix domain-containing protein, which produces MASVSVKIPDNLKKQIEERSEEEGFMNSSEYIRQAVREKIKQETQLYPDELRRLVKQGEVEEKDSKSLEELREELR; this is translated from the coding sequence ATGGCTTCTGTATCGGTCAAGATTCCGGACAACCTGAAAAAACAGATAGAGGAGAGATCGGAGGAAGAAGGCTTCATGAACAGCTCTGAGTACATCAGACAGGCTGTCAGGGAAAAAATAAAACAGGAAACACAGCTATACCCGGACGAACTAAGAAGACTGGTGAAACAAGGTGAAGTAGAAGAAAAAGACAGTAAAAGCCTTGAAGAACTTAGAGAAGAACTCAGGTAA
- a CDS encoding AAA family ATPase encodes MAKYDDLSESEMEEKAEHFKEIMHRMESEIQKGYIGQEEVINKILLTVAAGGNILLEGVPGLGKSLLVEQLGRVVENTEFNRIQFTPDKLPSDIVGVEAYNDDKGFYVEKGPIFANFILADEINRAPPKVQSAMLEAMQEHKVSIGDETFHLPEPFFTMATQNPVEQGGTYPLPEAQIDRFLFKIYLDYPKKKNEQKIIDMNANIMDDDDFDVSAVVSREEVKNLQAFSKQVVVRPEIKEYIVDLVDASRNPADYGMEYADYIEWGCTPRASINLALAGRAQALYQGRHYVTPEDIRDIIEEVFVHRIMLNYEGEAQGIEVEDIIENIVNRVPVR; translated from the coding sequence ATGGCAAAGTATGATGATCTTTCCGAGTCAGAGATGGAGGAGAAGGCCGAGCATTTCAAGGAGATAATGCACAGGATGGAGAGTGAGATTCAGAAGGGTTACATTGGACAGGAAGAGGTCATCAACAAGATACTACTTACAGTTGCCGCCGGAGGAAACATTTTGCTTGAAGGCGTACCAGGACTGGGAAAAAGTCTTCTGGTCGAACAGCTTGGAAGAGTTGTTGAGAACACAGAGTTCAATCGTATCCAGTTCACGCCGGACAAACTACCTTCCGACATCGTCGGCGTAGAGGCTTACAACGATGACAAAGGTTTCTACGTTGAGAAAGGACCGATTTTCGCTAACTTCATCCTAGCCGACGAAATCAACCGTGCACCGCCAAAAGTTCAAAGTGCTATGCTTGAGGCTATGCAGGAGCACAAAGTATCTATCGGAGATGAAACCTTCCATCTGCCAGAACCGTTCTTCACTATGGCTACGCAGAACCCGGTCGAGCAGGGAGGAACTTATCCGCTCCCAGAGGCTCAGATCGACAGATTTCTTTTCAAGATCTATTTAGACTATCCTAAGAAGAAGAATGAGCAGAAGATCATCGATATGAACGCCAATATCATGGATGACGATGACTTTGATGTTTCGGCTGTTGTCTCGAGAGAGGAAGTGAAGAATCTTCAGGCATTCTCCAAACAGGTTGTTGTACGACCGGAAATCAAGGAATACATCGTTGACCTGGTCGATGCATCCAGAAACCCTGCTGACTATGGCATGGAGTACGCCGATTATATTGAATGGGGCTGTACACCGAGAGCTTCTATTAACCTGGCTTTGGCTGGAAGAGCTCAAGCGCTTTATCAGGGCAGGCATTACGTGACTCCTGAGGACATCAGAGATATTATCGAGGAGGTTTTCGTCCATAGAATCATGCTTAACTACGAGGGAGAGGCTCAGGGAATCGAGGTTGAGGACATCATTGAGAACATCGTGAATCGTGTCCCGGTTAGGTAA
- a CDS encoding COG1470 family protein, protein MRNNFPMILMVLTLVFMASLSLSATDSDQSDVSVGVDATCGTTAYRFDFAGSQSGRNVVGEGGSGYFSFLPFNSGEMSFTNMSLEITNSSGSEIFYGEPQQFSKENFTETYLFNSTNRDAEYSTSKLKDDVEGNDGYFHYKAPYSHNVSKDGPPFNATPRILEFKAEYEPGNYTGTLNLDHQCEFRPQNSSSIVSNVFNGTFGEARESDNISSGDTSDLNLDLAGLPISRINFSVNQPYARTTPFNYSESVEFDIVVTEGTGESPNQPADENEAEYNLDLNALIDALEQSAEVNTSIDEEQSAELKADAIVEELRKAANISQALEETQYANYSSDALIQELNRTGQVNTDVNRTENASLDTDAEETSNDAEPKEGDGNFPGQTPEPEPEPTPEPTPLLSVDLRPLNTSYTADRGTFTEVGMEVNNTGEETLSDLELSPRFSEGMDWQSQSVTIDSLEVGGSVNRSVFVNPGEGVEPGIYQVPVYASTPDEDIGSQYVNVEVTEEPAQTSGLSISEAPQDIRFEMGNNYTVPVLLENSGDNDLENVSIELQNTENCGDYTADEIESIAAGETASVSVNFNTSDNLQECQATIVASSTSGSFAFSEMTVETVEEKGIVPEEFRVPIIASLWTAMLIVYTVVIKRYGMDSLTVKVPMVLLILGETFILIYLSSAYYEILPPGLLPFSSA, encoded by the coding sequence ATGAGAAACAATTTTCCGATGATCTTGATGGTATTGACCCTAGTTTTCATGGCTTCGCTGAGTTTATCGGCTACGGATAGTGATCAATCTGATGTTTCGGTAGGTGTTGATGCTACGTGTGGAACTACGGCTTACAGATTTGATTTTGCTGGAAGTCAGAGTGGTAGAAATGTTGTAGGGGAGGGAGGTTCCGGCTATTTCTCTTTCCTTCCGTTTAATTCAGGAGAAATGTCTTTCACCAACATGTCTCTGGAGATAACTAACTCTTCTGGAAGCGAGATTTTCTATGGTGAGCCACAGCAGTTTTCCAAGGAAAACTTTACTGAAACATACCTCTTTAACTCTACTAACCGAGATGCAGAGTACTCTACCTCAAAGCTAAAAGACGATGTTGAGGGAAACGATGGCTATTTCCACTATAAAGCACCTTACTCTCACAATGTCAGCAAGGATGGACCGCCGTTCAACGCCACACCCCGGATACTTGAATTTAAAGCAGAGTACGAACCTGGAAACTATACAGGAACACTAAACCTCGATCACCAGTGCGAGTTCAGACCTCAGAACAGTTCCTCAATAGTTTCAAATGTATTTAACGGTACATTTGGAGAGGCTAGGGAGAGCGACAATATTTCAAGTGGCGATACATCTGACTTGAACCTTGATTTAGCAGGTCTGCCTATCTCCCGTATAAATTTCAGTGTTAACCAGCCTTATGCTAGAACAACTCCATTCAATTACAGCGAGAGTGTGGAGTTTGATATAGTGGTTACGGAGGGTACAGGGGAAAGCCCTAATCAGCCTGCTGACGAGAACGAAGCAGAATATAATCTGGATCTAAATGCATTGATTGATGCATTGGAGCAGTCAGCTGAAGTAAATACAAGTATCGATGAAGAGCAGTCAGCTGAACTGAAGGCTGATGCCATAGTAGAAGAATTAAGGAAGGCTGCAAACATCAGCCAAGCTCTCGAGGAAACCCAGTACGCAAACTACAGCTCCGATGCACTAATACAGGAGTTAAACAGGACAGGTCAGGTAAATACAGATGTCAACAGAACTGAAAATGCATCTCTCGACACTGATGCAGAGGAAACATCAAACGATGCGGAACCTAAGGAAGGTGACGGAAACTTTCCAGGACAAACACCTGAACCAGAACCCGAGCCTACTCCCGAGCCCACACCCCTGCTTAGTGTAGATCTAAGACCTTTGAATACTAGTTATACTGCGGATAGAGGTACTTTCACAGAGGTAGGTATGGAGGTGAATAATACTGGCGAGGAAACGCTGTCCGATCTGGAACTATCACCAAGATTTTCAGAAGGAATGGACTGGCAGTCTCAGTCTGTAACCATTGACTCATTGGAGGTGGGGGGATCGGTGAATCGGAGCGTGTTTGTGAATCCTGGAGAAGGTGTTGAACCAGGAATCTATCAGGTCCCTGTGTATGCCTCTACTCCTGATGAGGATATAGGAAGCCAATATGTCAATGTGGAGGTTACAGAGGAGCCTGCTCAGACCTCAGGTTTAAGCATCAGCGAGGCACCACAGGACATCCGGTTTGAAATGGGTAATAACTATACGGTACCGGTACTTCTAGAAAACAGCGGAGATAATGACCTGGAAAATGTCAGTATCGAACTTCAGAACACTGAAAACTGTGGAGATTACACAGCTGATGAAATTGAGAGTATTGCTGCAGGTGAAACAGCTTCAGTTTCAGTAAACTTCAATACTTCTGACAACTTGCAGGAATGTCAGGCAACTATAGTTGCTTCATCCACATCAGGTTCCTTTGCATTCTCAGAAATGACTGTTGAAACAGTGGAAGAAAAAGGTATAGTGCCTGAGGAATTTCGAGTGCCTATAATCGCCTCGCTATGGACAGCAATGCTTATAGTATATACTGTTGTCATAAAAAGATACGGTATGGACAGTCTAACTGTCAAAGTACCAATGGTACTGCTCATACTGGGCGAAACATTTATACTGATCTACTTGTCCTCTGCTTACTATGAAATCTTGCCGCCAGGATTGCTGCCTTTCAGCTCAGCTTAG
- a CDS encoding glycosyltransferase, which produces MISVITPTYNEKKNLEQLFHKVDNALNHRDYEILLVDDDSPDGTAEKAEELSQDYPVNVFVREKDHGLSQSVIKGFEEAKGDQIVVMDADLQHPPEKIPELIQKLSGSDIAVGSRFKEKDSVEHWKLSRKIINRGAAIPAKIVMYPMRLSDPMSGFFAFNKDAVDSENLDPEGFKILLEILHCNDLDIEEVQFSFGERKSGDSKLGLAEIVEYMEHVGSILFNRLGLTRPQSKRLVNAAEFMGVGATGVLVNSVIFLAAIQNNFHYSIAGGLAFLGALQWNFFWNREITFSKSTKSFKHQYTYFFLVNLGGFAIYEILLFVLIGLLNVWEPAANIAAIFGGFLLNFFGSEKLAFE; this is translated from the coding sequence ATGATTTCAGTCATAACCCCCACATATAACGAGAAGAAAAACCTAGAACAACTTTTCCATAAAGTAGACAACGCCCTGAATCATCGAGACTACGAAATTCTTCTTGTAGATGATGACAGTCCGGATGGTACGGCTGAAAAAGCCGAGGAACTTTCACAGGACTATCCTGTAAATGTATTCGTCCGGGAAAAGGACCATGGGCTATCTCAAAGTGTAATAAAAGGTTTTGAAGAAGCCAAAGGAGATCAAATTGTCGTGATGGATGCAGACTTGCAGCATCCTCCAGAAAAAATACCAGAACTTATCCAGAAACTCTCGGGCTCCGATATCGCAGTAGGTTCTCGGTTCAAGGAAAAGGATTCGGTTGAACACTGGAAGCTTTCCAGAAAGATTATTAACAGGGGAGCCGCTATTCCCGCAAAAATCGTGATGTATCCTATGCGGCTCTCAGATCCTATGAGCGGGTTCTTTGCATTCAATAAGGATGCTGTTGACTCAGAAAACTTGGATCCTGAAGGTTTTAAGATACTGCTTGAGATTCTTCACTGCAATGATCTGGATATTGAAGAGGTTCAGTTCAGCTTCGGAGAAAGAAAAAGTGGTGATTCAAAGCTTGGACTGGCTGAAATAGTAGAGTACATGGAGCATGTCGGATCAATACTGTTCAACCGGCTAGGCTTAACCAGACCCCAATCCAAAAGACTGGTGAATGCAGCTGAATTTATGGGTGTCGGTGCTACAGGAGTACTAGTTAACTCAGTCATATTTCTTGCAGCAATCCAAAACAACTTTCACTACAGTATTGCAGGAGGATTAGCATTTCTAGGTGCTCTGCAGTGGAACTTTTTCTGGAACAGAGAAATAACTTTCTCCAAATCCACTAAATCCTTCAAACACCAGTACACATATTTCTTCCTAGTCAATTTAGGAGGATTCGCCATCTATGAAATCCTGCTATTTGTACTGATCGGATTGCTGAATGTCTGGGAGCCTGCAGCAAACATCGCCGCAATATTCGGAGGATTCCTGTTAAACTTCTTTGGATCTGAGAAACTGGCATTCGAGTAG
- a CDS encoding type II toxin-antitoxin system RelE/ParE family toxin — protein MQLEVTEEAEEDLEALEKDIKDRIIDELEKLQKNATPEKSTYIQIGDMDLFRLKLQKEDRNSRLNHRIFYQIKDSKIYIRGIFHRQKGYGTETRQELEDRI, from the coding sequence ATGCAGCTTGAAGTAACCGAAGAAGCCGAAGAAGACCTGGAAGCTCTGGAAAAAGATATCAAAGATAGAATTATAGATGAGCTGGAAAAACTTCAGAAAAATGCAACACCTGAAAAATCAACCTATATACAAATCGGCGACATGGACTTATTCCGTTTGAAACTGCAAAAAGAAGATAGAAATTCCAGATTAAATCACAGAATCTTTTACCAGATAAAAGACAGCAAGATATACATCAGAGGAATCTTCCACAGACAGAAAGGCTACGGTACAGAAACAAGGCAAGAACTGGAAGACAGAATCTAA
- a CDS encoding helix-turn-helix transcriptional regulator, giving the protein MTVSLGAATTISQEDVAVDLRDNNVSVVMKVDTLTTTTFNYQTSHPVDDLRVKINGERVECSNTELAIGTNINCDTSVSENFTVNIDYTTSGLTTSQGDISVFRYSQSIYRPIKNYSFKVILPEGTGLVDQANATTSVVNPETGELGNMNGRRFFVEWNSQPELGEPVNYKVLYEPLQEKEKEDSSLIIPGSVLGLLLIVLISYMVYRRKNAVKTSNQLDELSEDCRLVVEMLQEEGGEMLQKDIVEESEYSKAKISGVVSTLVDEDIVSKEKEGRSNKVSLNNEFRD; this is encoded by the coding sequence TTGACAGTTTCTTTGGGAGCAGCTACTACTATCTCTCAGGAAGATGTAGCTGTTGATCTAAGAGATAACAATGTTTCAGTTGTCATGAAGGTAGATACTTTGACTACTACCACATTCAACTATCAGACCTCACACCCCGTAGACGATTTAAGAGTTAAGATTAACGGAGAGAGAGTAGAATGCAGTAACACTGAATTAGCTATCGGTACAAACATCAACTGCGATACATCTGTCTCAGAGAATTTCACAGTAAATATAGACTACACTACAAGCGGCTTGACCACTTCCCAAGGCGATATAAGCGTTTTCCGTTACAGCCAGTCAATCTACCGACCGATCAAAAATTACAGTTTTAAAGTGATTCTTCCCGAAGGAACTGGCTTAGTTGACCAAGCTAATGCCACCACAAGCGTTGTAAACCCTGAAACCGGAGAGCTTGGCAATATGAATGGCAGAAGATTTTTTGTAGAGTGGAACAGTCAGCCAGAACTGGGAGAGCCTGTTAACTACAAAGTTCTTTACGAACCGCTTCAGGAAAAGGAAAAAGAGGACAGTTCTCTGATAATTCCTGGAAGTGTACTGGGTTTGTTGCTGATAGTTTTGATTTCGTACATGGTTTATCGACGGAAGAATGCGGTTAAAACCTCAAATCAGTTGGATGAGTTGTCAGAGGATTGCAGACTGGTTGTGGAAATGTTGCAAGAAGAGGGCGGTGAGATGTTGCAGAAGGATATCGTTGAGGAGTCTGAGTATTCCAAGGCTAAGATTTCTGGAGTTGTGTCAACCTTGGTAGATGAAGATATCGTTTCAAAGGAGAAAGAAGGCAGAAGCAACAAGGTATCCTTGAATAATGAGTTTAGAGATTAA
- a CDS encoding PIN domain-containing protein — protein MYADSDFILAVIKDEDWLKESAMEVLEENRGDIETSILALAEVVMILDRDYDIENFAPLVRDILSFCDLMYTDEETVLQAMFYIDEKNSTIFDAFHAALSEGMPILSSDEFYEDIDTENKNFRNK, from the coding sequence ATTTACGCCGACTCAGATTTTATCCTAGCAGTCATAAAGGATGAAGATTGGCTGAAGGAAAGCGCTATGGAAGTCTTGGAAGAAAACAGAGGAGATATAGAGACTTCTATATTGGCCTTAGCCGAGGTTGTAATGATTCTTGATAGAGATTACGATATAGAAAATTTCGCACCTCTTGTTAGAGATATACTGAGCTTCTGTGATTTAATGTATACTGATGAAGAGACAGTCCTACAGGCGATGTTCTACATAGATGAGAAGAACTCGACAATATTTGACGCCTTTCACGCAGCACTGTCAGAAGGAATGCCTATACTGAGTTCAGATGAATTCTACGAAGACATTGATACTGAGAACAAGAACTTCAGGAACAAGTAG